The stretch of DNA CCCTTTCTGATGCCCCTTTTCCCATACCCAACATGTAGGTAACACTTCCACTGGAGTTGCCCCTATTGAAAATGCCAATGAAGAAAACTTTTTTTACGCTTCCAACCCTGTGCATCCTGTGGCAACTAGCATTGTCATCACCTTGAACACTAATATACCTACCATCTAACTCACCACAAATTCCTAGGCTAGAGTTTCCTCTTTAGTTGCACAACCCACTGAACCCATGGTTTTGTCACCAAAGAGGAATTGCAAAGGTTgttagaagaaaaaaacaaaagcctTGGTTTCTTTTAGTTTGATATCAAACTATCATACCCTGCTAAGGTAGCTGCCAAACCTTACCCTAAGGATTACACCAGTCCTAAATTTAAACACTTGAATGGCAAGTCTAGTGACATCGTGAGCATTTGGAAACTATAAAAGTTGTTGGGTTGGATAATGATTTAAAATTAAGACAATTTTCTAAGTTCTTGACAGAGAAGACATATACTTGGTATGTTAACCTTAAACATGGTTCTATTGAATCATGGAGCCAAATGTGTGCAATAGTTGGGGAGAAGTTCTTCATTTCTAATTGTTTGTAATTGTAGATTCTTGTTTTTGGTTATTAATTGTTCTATTAATAGTAGTTTCGAAAAATATTGTTATCTACGGGAGCACATTTGAAAACAACATCATGTTGGGAACAACTCTACATTGGGAACAAGCTTGGAAGGTTGACAGGATTCTTCGATTGTTTCACTTTTGAGATGTCCTAAAGAGTATGGCTTGAAGACTAAGATACCGATACTGTTAAGAAGTTCACTTCTTAACCTTTCTTTGGAATACAAGGGCTTCACCCTTATTTTTTCATTGAAGAAGCGATGCATTTGCACTTAAGACCCTTCTTGCTAAAATATTTTAAGTGGGTGTAACTTTCATGGAATTGTCCTTATACCCATTATTCATATAACTTTTCTTTTGTTATCTCCGTTTAAGTAACCTCTCCCATTTCCACTACCCTTTATTTTAGCATGTTCATTCTCACTTTCTTATTGTAATCGttctttaataatttctttcCAAGGCCTATAAATAGTGCTTAAAGTTTCATTTGAGGACTTTTCTTTTATCTCTTGGAAAAAATTAGCACTCTAAATGTCTCTCTGCAGCTTTCTTTTTACAATCTCAACAACCATCGTAGCTCTCATTTTTTTCAACCCCTTATTGCGTCCACAACTACTACTTGCCACCACACTTATTTTCCTAAAGTCTACTCTGATCTTTCTATCTATCATTTCTCCACGACTtctcatttttttatatagtaacgTCTCCTCACCATATCAAAAGAACCCTCTATGGTAATAAATTTATTAGATCTCATCTATATTTAGTTagaaatttactatttttttgatCTTATGTAATAAGGACTCTCATTTCTTTGTCATTTCTAGATATTTTGGAGTCTTATAATAGTAACATTGTGTTTTTAGGGCAACACAAGCATTTGGACCTtaagaaatagtaaaaaaatgtcaagttatcAAAGACAAAAATGGAATTCGTGTTATAGTTGAACTTTAGTGGGCCGCCTCATAGGGGCTCTTCATTGTTGCCCATTGTGGCTACTTAGAACTAAATATAGaggatttttactaaaatattataaaaaaataaaaaattaccaaaatattatacttttttatttacgaaaataatacaaaaaaataaaaaaatagaagaaaaaaaaggctgCGACTGACGTGACAATACCCTGGAGGAGGGTATCCCataggcggcaccaaaggtgcctttCCCATAGGTGGCACCACTTGTGTTATAAACCCAGAATCCATCCAGCTGAAggagaaaaataagaagaagaagaagagaaagaggaGGTGCTGccggaaaaagagagaaagagaagagaaaaaaatgtatttttttaaaaataattgattatctTGTTGTTAtgttttttgtataatttttattatttgttgttgttagtttagttattaatattaataaaaactcaaattgagatttttttgagattttgtttattttttgacagattgaatattgaagatggatgatAAGctttttgtatgcgtttatttcgatggagtcatCTTGACAGCAACtgttggatgtgtatttgaatgtcagtaacaaatagcaatgagatttaatagaaatatctcgttGGATGAAATGAAGGCAAGGATAAATGCAAAAATtcttagacgttgtgggagaatgatatcaaaaattttctacaagtttccagtttcgacaaatccggtcaaattcaccgaaatggaacttgtagacgacgaagacgtggagacaatggccgctctttactgtgggaatgggagtgataagaatgcaccgattcacttatttgctgagttcacaagtatggagcaaaatgaagatgccaatgcatctgatgaagaacacggagctcaagaaccgtggatggtggctccaatatcatacgttgatagtgaatcgactatgGGTGGGATCGGTATCGATCTGAATATTACACCCAatattgatgtggttggtggtGAAAAAGAAGGTGGTAGCGATCATTGGgatgaagaggtcgatagtgacggTGATCCCGATGTGGATGTACCTGATAATATTGACGCTGAAGATGTCAACAACGATGGAAACATTGACGCTTCTTCGGTCGAGGACCAGATGCGACATattttgatacacaataatcctgagCCACACATGTCGCTCACAGACCCCAATGCAACGTATGTAGCTGAGTTcccggagtaccctgaaatagttcATCCTCACGGGCTGACCGTAAATTCTAATCATGAAAAGTTATTCATAGGCCAGAGATTCAGCTGTAAAGAAGAGTGCGTATTTTCTATTAAATGGTACAGCATGAACATATCAGTGGATTATAAAGTCTCAGTGTCTACTCCGACAAtatatattggggagtgttggaaggcAGCGGAAGGAtgcaattggcgggtacgagctgcattcattaaaagttctcagatgtgggagatacaaaaatttgttggtcctcatacatgcacatcaacacgtcTGACAGAATATCATGGAAAACTTGATTTgaaaactatctgtacgtgtatcatgccaataGTGAAGGatatgccgaccattaaagtttcggtactgattaCCGAGATgcaagcacgattccagtatcgagtatcatatcgaAAGACATAGATAGCTAAACAAATGGCAATGGAGCAACTGTATGGGGATTACAGTTCGTCGTATAACGAGCTACAAGGATGGATAGCTGCTATACGGGAGTACGTACCGAGGACTATGATTGATTTGTAGACAAGGCCTTATTACGGCTCGGACGACCAGTTACAATAGACAAAAAGGATTTTCCATCGGATGCTCTGGACGTTTGATCCATATGTGcgggcatttccccactgcaagccatTTGTGAAGGTGGATGGGACCTgactatatggaaaatatacacagatcctacttcttgcggttgctcaagacggtAATAGAAACGTGCTCCTAATAGCATTTGCCATCGTAGATAAAAAGAACTTGGagtcttgggaattcttcctcactaacctgcggaggtatgttattagcaacgataacaTTTGCATCATCTCCAATAGAGGGAAAGGTTTAATTACAGCAATTAGGCGTTCCGGTGTGCCATGGAGGTCCGTTTACTGCATCCGTCACATTGCGGCTAACTTCCacaaagattataagaatgcagactggaagagacaacTCGTAGCAATAggtaaatgataaccttatattttcaatataagttgtaatgttttatgttatcGAGTTACTAGAACTTATTTTTCTTAATACGTATGCAGTGTAAGAGTTAGAGCCATATATTTTCCGCCAAAGAGTGATCTGACTTGAGAGTGACATAGAGGGGCAGACAAAAAAATCTTTTCGACAACGGTTGGGTACaatggagccgtggcaatgggctcaaagttttgacgagggctttcgttatggccaaatgaccacaaacttagtcGAGGGGATCAACGCTGTCTTGTTAAAAACACGTCATCTTCCGATTGCATCTGTCTTTTCTACTACATTCTACAGgatggctaccttgatgccaagaatgggtcagcaacaggtcaaccagatggaggcgggacacgtgtttgtcgaaCATGTCAGGGATGCAATGTTGGCAAACCGTCGGATGGCGAGGtcaatgaatgtagaaatatattcacgacgACTGGAAACGTTTCGAGTTACTGAGACCATCAGTCTTCGACCTGGTATACCAACTAGGTCCTATAGAGTTGATCTCCGGAACAGACGGTGCAAGTGCAGGAGGTTCGAAACACTTCATTGTTCATGTTCACATGTCGTGGCAGCGTGTGCTAAAGTCAACCTTAGTGTTGAACAATATGTCAATGATGTGTACACGCTCGAGCATACATTGCATGTCTGGGAAAATGAATTCCCCGTCCTGCTTGACATATCTATGTGGGAGGTGCCTCCGATGACTTTCGAGCTTCTCCTAGACAGAGGGCTACACAGGAATCCAAGAGGTCGTCCGCAATCAAGCAGAATccgtaatgaaatggacattagggagaaatcagACGGTAAGCATTGTAGAATATGTAGGTTAAGTGGTCATAGTCAGAATAAATGCCCTCGGCGAAACTTTCATGTTGGACAGTCGTCCGGATCGGGTCGAAATTGACCTAATGATGTAAAATTTTTATGTGTAGTGttataaaaagtataattcatttgaaataataaaatttatccagcttatgcttatgcttaaattgtatccaaattaagttataaaatagtataCGGCATttggaattattaaaattatatcaaaaatgAAGGCATTTAACCTTAAATTCAGCTTTAATATAAtgcaaaattataataattaaatttatacaaaaaattttTGTAGTAAGCATAcctaaaattagaataattaaatttatacaaaaagtaCAAACTTTGTAATGTGCAAAAAGTGCAataaacccctaaaattgatggttcgatggtgtAGTCCTAGGGGTATACCTATTCGAATGTCGACGGTCACATTCTAGGACCAACATCATCATTCGGCGCAGGTGGGCGTGTGGCAAGCATAGAGGAAAAATCCTGTGGCTCGTTCGGTATCGACGAACTTGAACCGGAAGGAGTCCCATGATGCTGCGAATACGGGCCGGACGGGCCAAACAGGCCGGGCATGCCGTGCTGCGGCGGGTAGGATCGAAAGAGTTCAAACTCGTATGCGTATTCGCCCCCTGAGAAGCTCGGAATATAGTCACTACCCGCCAAATCCGGATGATAGCTATCTGAATCCACATGTGAATGTGATTGTTCGGGATCTGCCTGGGGCTCCTACTCGGGCTCTGGTTCAGGATCATAAGATGCCACAGGCTCCGCCTCCATCAGGGCCGCTGGCGAGTCTCCTAGGAGCTGATAACAAAGTGCAGCCGGATTGGTAAATAAAGATACTCCCGTTACGGGACTCCCGTCAATTGGGAGCCCAAGCTGCATTGCAACATCCTCCAAGGTCAACGTGCACTCCCCACAcggaaaatgaaaagtgtgggtctccgggcGCCACCGCTCCACTAGCGCAGATAATAAATCATAGCGCAAGTCGAAAGTCTGGATTAATGCTGCTGACCCAAATCCGGCTTGCTCCAAGTACGGCATCAATCGTGCATCCAGAGCTTTCTTTAACCATTCACACGGCCCCTTATTACTCGGTACGAGTCctgatagtgttaaattacagaaaaaatattacgataacatgatttatttctatatattacgtatatcctttttaaataaatagaacacgtgattaacaaataataaatcataccgcCTTATTAGCCGCATCAGATATATGTCTACCGGGTTGAATCAATGGAGCCATTGCGATGCttgcaagttgaaaaaaaagttagCAAAAAACTCTTACTTCGGCCCtttcttcgtatttttttctccgtattttattactttaaaaaatatcataatttctaattttataattttacattatttcagtgcattatgtttgaaatttattaatttagtgtgttttttaaattaatttagtgtaaaaaaaacattattcctgccctttactcgtattattttcctaaattttattactttcaataaaaatatattattttcgtattttattattttatattgtttcagtacattttgtttgaaatatttgtattaattatttctgaatttttaaaaaatttagtaaaacacTCTTACTTCGGTCATTTGTacgtatttttttctccgcattttattattttaaaaaatattataatttctaattttataattttacattatttcagtgcattatgtttgaaatttattaaatataccattttttcggattttattactttcggtgaatatacaatttctatttttttttcttttcgtattttatgttttcttaaacatatttttttatcattttatttttaatgctatttttctaaaaaaactaattacaatatcctaaataaatttcataaaaaaattcctaATCAACATACAATGTACATACCATGAATTTTTTcatgctaaataaatttcataaaatatatatgctaaataaaataataaaacacgtacaatgtacataacataaaatttttacacacaaatattacaaaaaaaattaaattaataaaaaattacttttctttctttctttttccttccttccctattcttgttctttctttttttttctcttctccattccttttctttccttctttttcttttttttttttcttcttctcctttccttttctttccttctttttctttctttcctctcctttccttttctttctttttctttctttctttcttcttcttttcctctccTTCTCTTCTCCCCACCCACCAGCCGGATGGCCCATTATATATAGGCAATGCCGCCTATGGGAGGGGCACATTTGGTGCCGCCTATGGGATACCCTCCTCCAGGGTATTGTCACATCGTTGCagtttttttctgttttttgtttttttgtattattttcgtaaataaaataagtataatattttggtaatttttttatttttttgtaatattttggtaaaatccCTAAATATAGACTTGCAAAACCAAATTTTATATTACTGTATTGGgagagttatttttatttaaaatttatcaagtgtatgtttattttaaaaagttgGCCAATCATGACAAATAGAAATCGGATTTTTATCGTCAAATATTTGTCTTGTTGCCCCCAATAGTTTTAGAACCCTAAATGTACCAAAGCTCGTCCTTTTTAAAATTTGGTCAcaagttttcttaaaaaaaatttaataactttCTTTGATTTTAGAGTTGAGATTTTTTCCGTTGCTTTTATTACtttctattaaattaattaaggatGGGTTTGGATGTACGATGCGTTTACTTACGGTTAGTATAAAAACAGTGATGACGGTGAGATTAAATACTTTAGCGATggataaaaaataagttaaacacACCGCATTccatcgcccatccaaacccactgTAAAGCATATTCTTTATATTGTCTTAGCAAACTATAAAGATTGCGCACTTCGTTCATTCATTTGGCCTAACATTACAAATTACATCGTCCATTTGGCTGGCCTCTTAGAGCATTTTAAGTTTATTGTTTTCTTTTGAAGATTTCACAATTTGCCCtttaaaacttgattttttttttttattaacttcATTATGAAGAGGAATTAATTCATTTGAGTGTAAACAGAAGCGCTAATGGTGAGGAATTTTCTTCCTTATCCTTAACCTATTTTTGCAGATTTGGATATGTCTTCAAGTAATAGCAAGGGAAAGGCAGATATACTCTTTGGTCTTGAGAAGATTTTTCAAGAATATGAATATTGATTGTGGTGAAAAAGACCATCTGAAATGTGATTGTTCAAACAAATCCTACTACATTATCACTTATTTTATGTCTAGTTTAAAGTCTTATTCTAGCTATCATCAACCAAAAAGAACAAATAGTCTTATTCTAGCTTTCAACTATACTTGGTCCAAGTCTAACCATTTTaattaccattattaatttaaaattttataaattataaaaaatctgtCAGTCTGCTGGCTCTGCCATCAAATACGCTCTTAACCTATATATTATCAATAAAGACTTCAACATAATTGTTCAAGttgatttttgaataatttattgaCCAAGCCAACATATTTTTATCCAACAAGCATGAGTTTATAACAAAAGAgatgaaagaattttttttcttactcttcctttaatttaaaataaaagaaaatataagtaTCATTCATATCAGACTTTTATATAATGGTTTTAGTTGAGCTTGGTCTCACTTACACCAAattagaaaattacttaaaaattaaattataaattaaatacattgtATTTACGAGATTGTTTTAGTATAGTttacattttatataataataataagctaCATTTCTTATTAATCTAAGTATAATTActttagttttttctattatttctttttttttaaagaagaagtaataataaaattgaaaatagtaCTTAAGCAAACTCACAATCCAGAAATTTTTAAATCCCAAATCGATAAACTTACTCTGTACCCCTAAACTTATATCTCTTAAGAGTTATTGGACAAAGATAAAAAGGACCCAAATCTAAAGTTTAACAAATTGATGACCAAAAGATAATAAGACCACCCGAGCAAGCTGATGATCGCTTTATTGGCTGTTGAATGAAATCAAAGGAAGGACATAAAATGAAAGGACGAGCTTAACGAAACACAGTCATGCAAAATGACCCCAAATTTGGACAATTCAGTGCCAAAATAACAGGCTTGCAGTCCGACTCGATACACTCATCATTCAGCTAGGACAGCACCTCTCTGATAGCCATGCATGCGTCCGAAACAAAAGGGGTCCCTGAGTGGTTGCAGATAACGGCAGCAAACAAGGAAACTTCCTGCGCATCAATCttactttttataaatatataaataatctatACGCATACAATTATTATCCAGACATTAAAATTAACTAAGAAAAGAGTTAAAAATCATTCTTTAACTAACAAATATTGCTATCAGAATGTTTTTTTTCTTATCTTATGGTCAGACTTCAACTTGAAATATAGAAGTTTTCAAAGTTTCagctttgtcaatttgaatcaatttctttatttttttcattcaaacatgaatcgaaaccttttttttttgtcctaTTTTGAACAATTATAATATGCAATCACTTCACTTTTTCATTTGTTAATCTTTACTCCATTCATTTTTAGGCATGTTATTATATggtataaattgaaaataagataTGTTTATATTAAAATAGGGTGTAATTTATGGTTCcattcaataataattaaaatatttttataaataattagatttttttaattgaatattattgaataaaaaataagagaaaaaggtgaagagaataataagcaaattaataGAAGGTGTATTTATCTTTGAATTTAAAGCCTATTATTCTTTATCTAACTTGGGGGAGATAAAAGTAAGTgtacttcaagaatttgaataaaGTCAGAGTCTGAAGATAAAGTCAAATTTGTAGATGTCAAATTTTAATCTCGACCTTTTAAAAGTGATTAAATTTCTTCCTGAAAATTAGAATTTAAGGCTTCTTGTAATTATTAATACTTGAA from Gossypium hirsutum isolate 1008001.06 chromosome D04, Gossypium_hirsutum_v2.1, whole genome shotgun sequence encodes:
- the LOC107926010 gene encoding uncharacterized protein; this translates as MEAGHVFVEHVRDAMLANRRMARSMNVEIYSRRLETFRVTETISLRPGIPTRSYRVDLRNRRCKCRRFETLHCSCSHVVAACAKVNLSVEQYVNDVYTLEHTLHVWENEFPVLLDISMWEVPPMTFELLLDRGLHRNPRGRPQSSRIRNEMDIREKSDGKHCRICRLSGHSQNKCPRRNFHVGQSSGSGRN